A DNA window from Chlamydia felis Fe/C-56 contains the following coding sequences:
- a CDS encoding MFS transporter has protein sequence MDISIQKKSFRALVITHFLTILNDNLYKFLLVFFLLEGKSLTENAKILSYVSLFFALPFLLLAPLAGSLSDRYQKRNIILVTRLIEIICTSLGLYFFYIQSAVGGYIVLILMASHTAIFGPAKMGILPEMLPLDYLSKANGVMTAVTYTGSILGSCCAPLLVDLTKNLAINCYVFSTSFCVFSSIISTFVAWRIRPSNIKNRSQKITYVSFKDLWEIVKDTRHVYYLTLSIFLVALFLLVGAYTQVEIIPFVEFTLGYPKHYGGYLFPLVALGVGAGSYITGWLSGKDIKLGYVPIMTLGLGLAFMGLYAVSCSLAGVMFFLVLLGFLGGVYQVPLHAYIQYASPEHKRGQILAANNFLDFVGVLIAAGILRILGSGLSLPPEMSFLYIGIIIFGIGLWLLWIWKELVYRLVLSAVLIKQLGSYLKLPKSIAPVCYMVRTHSYREVRRVLAMLPKTVRSTVVILDQRLQPGWTTRLISYCVPTVISDLNETSDRSIKEAWAVLQAKNLQVLLKKQPDLCVICLGKEESIDIFSRVLLERGINVKDIFLSHKKVSCKKITYHLSLNQTEKA, from the coding sequence ATGGATATATCAATACAGAAAAAGTCTTTTCGTGCTTTAGTAATAACGCATTTTCTTACGATATTAAATGACAATCTCTACAAGTTTCTTTTAGTCTTTTTCCTTCTAGAAGGGAAAAGTTTGACAGAGAATGCTAAGATACTGTCGTACGTAAGTTTGTTCTTTGCTTTGCCGTTTCTTTTACTAGCACCTTTGGCAGGAAGTTTATCAGATAGATACCAGAAACGAAACATTATCTTAGTTACGCGTCTTATTGAAATTATCTGTACTTCCCTGGGTTTGTATTTTTTCTACATACAATCTGCTGTTGGTGGCTATATAGTTTTGATTCTTATGGCTAGTCACACGGCTATTTTTGGTCCGGCAAAAATGGGAATTCTCCCAGAAATGTTGCCTTTAGATTATTTGTCTAAGGCTAATGGGGTTATGACCGCAGTAACTTATACAGGGAGTATTTTAGGGTCATGCTGTGCTCCTCTACTCGTTGATCTTACTAAAAATCTAGCGATTAATTGTTACGTATTTTCAACATCATTCTGCGTTTTTTCTTCTATTATAAGTACTTTTGTTGCCTGGAGAATCCGCCCAAGCAACATTAAAAATCGCAGTCAAAAAATTACTTATGTAAGCTTTAAAGATCTTTGGGAGATCGTTAAAGATACTCGTCATGTGTACTACCTAACCCTATCTATTTTTCTTGTGGCTCTCTTCCTCTTGGTGGGAGCTTATACACAAGTGGAGATAATTCCTTTTGTAGAATTTACATTGGGGTACCCCAAGCATTACGGAGGTTACCTGTTTCCTCTCGTAGCTCTAGGAGTCGGAGCTGGGTCCTATATTACGGGGTGGCTCTCGGGAAAAGATATTAAGCTAGGTTATGTTCCCATCATGACTTTAGGCCTGGGCCTTGCTTTTATGGGACTCTATGCTGTTTCTTGTTCTTTAGCTGGGGTGATGTTCTTTCTAGTTCTCTTGGGATTCTTAGGCGGAGTGTATCAAGTGCCCCTACACGCCTATATACAATACGCGAGTCCAGAACATAAACGTGGACAAATCTTGGCCGCAAATAATTTTTTAGATTTTGTTGGGGTATTAATTGCTGCGGGCATTTTAAGAATTTTAGGATCAGGATTGAGTCTGCCTCCAGAGATGAGCTTCCTATACATAGGAATCATCATTTTTGGTATAGGCCTATGGCTTTTATGGATTTGGAAAGAGTTGGTCTATCGTTTAGTGCTCAGCGCTGTGTTAATAAAACAACTGGGGAGCTACCTGAAACTCCCTAAGTCCATTGCTCCTGTTTGTTATATGGTCCGCACCCACTCTTATCGAGAGGTACGACGCGTATTAGCAATGTTGCCAAAAACAGTACGCTCTACCGTGGTGATTCTAGATCAAAGACTGCAACCTGGTTGGACAACTAGATTAATCTCTTACTGCGTTCCTACAGTGATTTCCGATCTTAATGAAACAAGTGATCGAAGTATAAAAGAAGCTTGGGCGGTCTTACAGGCTAAAAATTTACAGGTGTTATTGAAAAAACAGCCAGATTTATGCGTGATTTGCTTGGGAAAAGAAGAGAGTATAGACATATTCTCTAGGGTGTTGCTGGAACGAGGAATTAATGTAAAAGATATTTTCTTATCACATAAGAAAGTATCCTGCAAAAAAATCACATACCATTTATCCCTGAACCAGACCGAAAAGGCCTAG
- a CDS encoding exodeoxyribonuclease V subunit gamma — protein MNATKHSQAIFSNSPIHLLAKLAEDLFSTYQQPFTKRWILVANTEVGHWLRRELTNATSNHIFMGTTIFSSSDSLVKHLFSEVCHEKPLLPDHITLPLFIHELLNNTPSPEGISQSSRLFSEPSYSLTKNLATVFKKFFTFSQTPSENNRYHKHLFSQLDKHFMPTEKIFSSILASLNSEKQNRSLHIFGYSHLPSHFATFFTELSQFFPVYFYCFSPSREYFGDLLSDKSIDFLWRQLINQPNRDAWQHYVLADRQALLANLSHKSQASQNFFLDKEIHYHEAFIAPQETTSLGVVQSNLFHLRPNVPEDILDKKQTITISKALNPSREVHEVFLKISMLLHKGIRPEEIFILSSRLENYTVFLKAVFQPHLPLYFTNSTSSQAEDLKEKILLLSSILQTQGNLYRLLQLLTHPQLQNPIETSKTPYLLKRLSSEWEKLYKGNGTQIQSLGDSILDEYPFVEEHGKVSQIEDWERILPLLYDLQKFVNIYTSDAVLTYEEHCNHILSFLESTFVLSSEELSFIASLRNSLFPAFSSLKCSLTFFTDFCLDFFSHFCGNSPIYDKPGPYVGSLGDLSLIPKGYTFILGANKQTPTIDLLDLVDTTTQEELVFSSSEDEENFHFLQTIVSTKHELHISYLSSAHNPVLPCAYVNYLQDALNLPTTPFPTKAYASSLFADQTLVHTSQEYYYKLAQAFCSTKKPLPLLFQTPDRSPKLPAHLSVSQILNAIFSPLDFFLKSNYHVSLRPPSTLEAREKLFPTKKQVMLFWENHLSNTSENMSDNYLSSFSKDIFASYDEIIAKWLENARLNPLTTPYSVIFSSSLFHDHLLDHDQVLPPVSITLNKEDVSLHGRFSGVFSNGLYLCSIDPAAKTKKTEKKTKSIPENTFELQNLLKAYMAIAMLQQSQVLSENAIIRNIFSQDAFEDLPLPFSNPQAYLNRVLQVYQLMRDYPIPLISSDCWKFLDNSEKFHDAVHTAIETDMNNPSLSIFWKFHNCDYLNQFSVNEEQRLMILSLFKDAHETV, from the coding sequence ATGAACGCGACCAAGCATAGTCAGGCAATTTTTAGCAATTCCCCCATTCATCTATTAGCTAAACTTGCAGAAGATCTATTTTCTACTTATCAACAGCCATTTACTAAAAGATGGATTCTTGTTGCCAATACAGAAGTAGGGCATTGGCTACGTAGAGAACTGACTAATGCTACGAGTAACCATATTTTCATGGGGACGACCATTTTCTCTTCTTCTGACTCCCTTGTCAAACATTTATTCTCGGAAGTTTGTCACGAAAAACCTTTACTTCCTGACCATATAACACTTCCTTTATTTATACACGAGCTACTAAATAACACCCCCTCACCTGAGGGTATTTCTCAAAGCTCTCGTCTTTTTTCCGAGCCGTCTTATAGTTTAACCAAAAACCTAGCAACTGTTTTTAAAAAGTTTTTTACATTTTCGCAAACCCCATCGGAAAACAATCGTTATCATAAGCACCTATTTTCTCAGTTAGATAAGCATTTTATGCCCACAGAGAAGATCTTCTCTTCGATATTAGCATCTCTGAATTCTGAAAAACAAAATCGTTCTCTGCACATCTTTGGTTACTCCCACTTACCCAGTCATTTTGCGACGTTTTTCACAGAACTCAGCCAATTTTTCCCTGTATACTTTTATTGTTTTTCACCAAGTCGAGAATATTTCGGAGATTTATTATCGGATAAATCTATAGACTTCCTCTGGCGTCAACTTATCAATCAGCCGAACAGAGATGCTTGGCAACACTATGTTTTAGCAGATAGGCAAGCCTTGCTTGCCAATCTCTCTCATAAATCCCAAGCGTCTCAAAATTTCTTCTTAGACAAAGAGATTCACTATCACGAAGCTTTCATTGCACCTCAAGAAACCACATCTTTGGGGGTTGTGCAAAGCAATTTATTCCACCTACGCCCCAATGTCCCAGAAGACATTCTAGATAAAAAACAAACTATAACTATCAGCAAAGCTTTAAACCCCTCTAGAGAAGTACATGAAGTTTTTTTGAAAATCTCTATGCTATTACACAAAGGGATCCGTCCTGAAGAGATCTTTATTTTATCTTCTCGTTTAGAAAACTATACCGTGTTTTTAAAAGCGGTATTCCAACCACATCTACCCCTATACTTCACCAATAGCACATCATCACAAGCTGAAGATTTAAAAGAAAAAATTTTGCTCCTCTCATCGATTTTACAAACACAGGGCAATTTATACCGTCTGTTACAACTTCTCACCCACCCTCAATTACAAAACCCTATAGAGACAAGTAAAACCCCTTATCTTTTGAAAAGACTCTCTAGTGAGTGGGAAAAGCTGTACAAAGGCAATGGGACTCAGATACAAAGCTTAGGAGATAGTATTCTGGATGAATATCCCTTTGTTGAAGAACATGGAAAAGTCAGCCAAATAGAAGATTGGGAACGCATACTTCCCCTGCTCTATGATCTACAAAAATTTGTAAACATTTACACCTCTGATGCGGTTTTAACTTACGAAGAGCATTGTAACCACATTCTATCTTTCCTAGAGTCAACTTTTGTTTTATCTTCTGAGGAGCTATCCTTTATAGCTTCTCTTAGAAATTCGCTCTTCCCTGCTTTCTCGTCCTTAAAATGTTCTTTAACCTTTTTTACAGACTTCTGTTTGGATTTCTTCTCTCATTTTTGTGGGAACAGCCCTATTTATGATAAACCAGGGCCTTATGTGGGATCATTAGGAGATCTAAGTCTCATTCCTAAGGGATACACGTTTATTCTAGGAGCAAATAAACAAACTCCAACTATTGATTTACTAGATCTTGTTGACACAACAACCCAAGAAGAACTTGTGTTTTCTTCCTCGGAAGATGAAGAAAATTTCCATTTCCTTCAGACTATAGTTTCTACGAAACACGAACTCCATATTAGTTATCTATCTTCAGCTCATAATCCCGTTTTACCCTGTGCTTATGTGAATTATCTTCAGGATGCTCTAAATCTACCAACCACTCCTTTTCCCACAAAAGCTTATGCCTCATCATTATTTGCGGACCAAACTCTTGTTCATACCTCCCAGGAATACTACTACAAACTAGCGCAAGCGTTTTGTTCTACTAAAAAGCCTCTCCCTCTCCTATTTCAAACTCCCGATAGATCACCAAAGCTTCCCGCCCACTTGTCTGTTTCTCAAATTCTCAATGCAATTTTCTCTCCCCTAGATTTCTTTTTAAAATCTAATTATCATGTGTCTCTACGACCTCCTTCGACATTAGAAGCTCGAGAAAAGCTCTTTCCCACAAAAAAGCAAGTTATGCTTTTTTGGGAAAATCACCTCTCAAATACTTCTGAGAACATGTCAGATAATTATTTATCTTCTTTTTCCAAGGATATCTTTGCTTCCTATGATGAGATAATAGCAAAATGGCTCGAAAATGCTCGTTTGAATCCTCTCACAACCCCATATTCTGTAATTTTTTCTTCTTCTTTATTTCACGACCATCTTCTTGATCATGATCAGGTACTTCCTCCCGTTTCGATAACCCTGAATAAAGAAGACGTCTCCCTACACGGAAGATTTTCAGGCGTGTTCTCTAATGGTCTTTATCTGTGTTCTATTGATCCTGCAGCCAAAACAAAAAAGACCGAGAAGAAAACGAAATCTATCCCTGAAAACACCTTTGAACTGCAAAATCTGTTAAAAGCCTATATGGCAATAGCCATGTTACAACAGTCTCAGGTTCTTTCAGAAAACGCCATAATAAGAAATATCTTCTCTCAAGATGCCTTTGAGGATCTTCCTCTTCCTTTTTCTAATCCTCAAGCATACTTAAACCGGGTTCTTCAGGTATACCAGTTGATGAGAGATTATCCTATTCCTTTAATTTCTTCTGATTGTTGGAAATTTTTAGATAATTCTGAAAAGTTTCATGACGCTGTACACACAGCTATCGAGACTGATATGAACAATCCTTCTCTATCGATTTTTTGGAAATTTCACAATTGTGATTACCTAAATCAATTCTCTGTGAACGAAGAACAACGTTTAATGATACTTTCTTTGTTTAAGGACGCGCATGAAACCGTTTGA